From one bacterium Scap17 genomic stretch:
- a CDS encoding aspartate aminotransferase family protein, with translation MTQLTRADFDHAMVPNYAPQAAIPVRGEGSRLWDQEGREYIDFAGGIAVTSLGHCHPALVKALKDQADKVWHLSNVYTNEPALALAKALTERTFADKVYFCSSGGEANEAALKLARRFAHDTHGEKKDKIISFRQSFHGRTFFTVSVGGQPKYSQGFGPIPGGIQHAEFNNLDSVRELMGDDTCAIIVEPLQGEGGIIPGEQAFLEGLRELCDQHDALLIFDEVQSGAGRTGHLYAYQHFGVVPDILTTAKGIGGGFPLGAMLTTDRIAPAMAIGTHGSTYGGNPLACAVGLAALETIDTPEVLEGVAHRHELLRNGLEGIAKRHGVFKEVRGMGLLIGAQMAPDYAGRAKDILNLAMEEGLMVLIAGPDVLRLAPSLVISEEEIQSGLDKLDRAVANFVATSASA, from the coding sequence ATGACCCAGCTGACCCGTGCCGATTTCGACCATGCCATGGTGCCCAACTACGCACCCCAGGCTGCCATTCCGGTACGCGGCGAGGGTAGCCGTCTGTGGGATCAGGAAGGTCGCGAGTACATCGACTTCGCCGGTGGCATCGCCGTCACCTCGCTGGGTCACTGCCACCCGGCGCTGGTCAAGGCGCTCAAGGACCAGGCCGACAAGGTCTGGCACCTGTCCAATGTCTACACCAACGAGCCGGCACTGGCGCTGGCCAAGGCGCTGACCGAGCGCACCTTCGCCGACAAGGTCTACTTCTGCTCCTCCGGTGGTGAGGCCAACGAGGCCGCCCTCAAGCTGGCGCGTCGTTTCGCCCACGACACCCATGGCGAGAAGAAGGACAAGATCATCTCCTTCCGTCAGTCCTTCCATGGCCGCACCTTCTTCACCGTCAGCGTCGGTGGTCAGCCCAAGTATTCCCAGGGCTTCGGACCGATTCCGGGCGGTATCCAGCACGCCGAATTCAACAATCTCGACTCCGTGCGCGAGCTGATGGGCGATGACACCTGCGCGATCATCGTCGAGCCGCTGCAGGGCGAGGGCGGCATCATCCCGGGCGAGCAGGCCTTCCTCGAAGGACTGCGTGAACTGTGCGACCAGCACGATGCGCTGCTGATCTTCGATGAAGTCCAGAGCGGTGCCGGGCGTACCGGCCACCTGTACGCCTACCAGCACTTCGGTGTGGTGCCGGACATCCTGACCACCGCCAAGGGCATCGGCGGCGGCTTCCCGCTGGGCGCCATGCTGACCACCGATCGCATCGCACCGGCCATGGCCATCGGCACTCACGGTTCCACCTATGGCGGCAACCCGCTGGCGTGTGCCGTGGGTCTGGCGGCGCTCGAGACCATCGACACGCCGGAAGTGCTCGAGGGCGTCGCCCACCGCCACGAGTTGCTGCGCAACGGTCTGGAAGGCATCGCCAAGCGTCACGGTGTCTTCAAGGAAGTGCGCGGCATGGGTCTGTTGATCGGTGCCCAGATGGCGCCGGACTACGCAGGGCGTGCCAAGGACATTCTCAACCTGGCGATGGAGGAAGGTCTGATGGTGTTGATCGCCGGTCCTGACGTGCTGCGTCTGGCGCCGTCGCTGGTGATCAGCGAAGAGGAAATCCAGAGCGGTCTCGACAAGCTCGACCGCGCCGTGGCGAACTTCGTCGCCACCTCTGCATCTGCATGA